A window of the Rhizobium brockwellii genome harbors these coding sequences:
- the nirB gene encoding nitrite reductase large subunit NirB has product MTEKLVIIGNGMAPGRMLEHLFEQSPGRYEVTIFNAEPRVNYDRIMLSPVLSGEKDYEQIIIHGDGWYIKHGIMLYKGHKIVNIDRAAKTVTSDHGVTESYDKLVIATGSVPFIIPVPGKDLPGVITYRDLDDVQAMLLAAQSREKAVVIGGGLLGLEAAAGLAQRGMDVTVLHVMPTLMERQLDPAAGYLLQKAVEDRGIKVICKANTKAIVGNGKVEGIELDDGRIIPATLVVMAVGIRPSVGLAKDAGIAVNRGIVVDAGMQTSDGDILALGECAEVGGMVYGLVAPLYEMARIAAAHLSGDRSPAFVHADTPTKLKVTGIELYSLGDFADGDDREEIVLRDASAGVYKRLVLKDNKIIGTVLYGETADGAWFNDLKKKATDISEMRETLIFGQAYQGGSPLDPMAAVAALPDDAEICGCNGVCKGKITSTISGKGLTSLDDVRAHTKASASCGSCTGLVEQLMALTLGDSYNPAAVQPMCTCTELGHDDVRRLIKAKGLKSIPAVMQELEWKTSCGCAKCRPALNYYLVCDWPDEYADDYQSRFINERVHANIQKDGTYSVVPRMWGGVTNANELRAIADVVDKFEIPMVKVTGGQRIDLLGIEKEDLPAVWADLGKAGFVSGQAYAKGLRTVKTCVGSDWCRFGTQDSTGLGIRIERFMWGSWTPAKLKMAVSGCPRNCAEATCKDIGVICVDSGFEIHFAGAAGLDIKGTEVLGLVRTEDEALEHIVALTQMYREQARYLERIYKWAKRVGLEEIRRQIMGDAEKRKAYYERFVFSQKFAQVDPWSERVSGKDKHEFKPMATIGYPQAAE; this is encoded by the coding sequence ATGACCGAAAAACTTGTCATCATCGGCAATGGCATGGCGCCCGGGCGCATGCTGGAGCACCTCTTCGAGCAGTCGCCGGGGCGCTATGAAGTTACGATCTTCAATGCCGAGCCGCGCGTCAATTACGACCGCATCATGCTGTCGCCGGTTCTCTCTGGAGAAAAGGACTACGAGCAGATCATCATTCACGGTGACGGCTGGTATATCAAGCACGGCATCATGCTCTACAAGGGCCACAAGATCGTCAACATCGATCGCGCCGCCAAGACCGTGACCTCCGACCACGGCGTCACCGAAAGCTACGACAAGCTGGTGATCGCAACCGGTTCCGTGCCTTTCATCATCCCTGTTCCCGGCAAGGATCTGCCCGGCGTCATCACCTATCGCGATCTCGACGACGTGCAGGCGATGCTGCTTGCCGCTCAGTCGCGCGAAAAGGCTGTCGTCATCGGCGGCGGTCTGCTTGGCCTGGAAGCAGCGGCCGGCCTTGCCCAGCGCGGCATGGACGTCACCGTGCTGCATGTCATGCCGACGCTGATGGAACGCCAGCTCGACCCGGCCGCCGGTTATCTGCTGCAGAAGGCGGTCGAGGACCGCGGCATCAAGGTCATCTGCAAGGCGAATACCAAGGCGATCGTCGGCAACGGCAAGGTCGAGGGCATCGAACTTGACGACGGCCGCATCATCCCGGCAACGCTGGTCGTGATGGCCGTCGGCATTCGTCCGAGTGTGGGCCTGGCGAAGGACGCCGGCATTGCGGTCAATCGCGGCATCGTCGTCGATGCCGGAATGCAGACCTCGGATGGCGATATTCTCGCGCTCGGCGAATGCGCCGAGGTGGGCGGCATGGTCTATGGCCTTGTTGCGCCGCTCTATGAAATGGCCCGTATCGCCGCCGCGCATCTCTCCGGCGATCGCTCGCCCGCCTTCGTTCACGCGGATACGCCGACCAAGCTCAAGGTCACCGGCATCGAGCTTTATTCCCTCGGCGATTTCGCCGACGGCGACGACCGCGAGGAGATCGTGCTACGCGATGCTTCGGCCGGCGTCTACAAGCGTCTGGTTCTGAAGGACAATAAGATCATCGGCACCGTGCTTTACGGTGAGACCGCCGATGGTGCCTGGTTCAATGACCTCAAGAAGAAGGCAACCGATATTTCGGAGATGCGCGAGACGCTGATCTTCGGACAGGCCTATCAGGGAGGGTCGCCGCTGGACCCTATGGCGGCCGTTGCAGCCTTGCCGGATGACGCGGAGATTTGTGGCTGCAACGGCGTATGCAAGGGCAAAATCACCTCGACGATTTCGGGCAAGGGGCTGACGTCGCTCGACGACGTGCGCGCGCACACGAAGGCATCCGCCTCGTGCGGCTCCTGTACCGGCCTCGTCGAGCAACTCATGGCGCTGACGCTCGGCGACAGCTACAACCCGGCTGCCGTCCAGCCGATGTGCACCTGCACCGAACTCGGCCATGACGATGTCCGCCGCCTGATCAAGGCCAAGGGTCTGAAGAGCATTCCTGCCGTCATGCAGGAGTTGGAGTGGAAGACTTCCTGCGGCTGCGCCAAATGTCGGCCGGCGCTCAACTATTACCTCGTCTGCGACTGGCCCGACGAATATGCCGACGACTACCAGTCGCGGTTCATCAATGAACGCGTGCACGCCAACATCCAGAAGGACGGCACCTACTCCGTCGTTCCGCGCATGTGGGGCGGCGTCACCAATGCGAACGAGCTGCGCGCCATCGCCGATGTCGTCGACAAGTTCGAAATCCCGATGGTGAAGGTCACCGGCGGCCAGCGCATCGACCTGCTCGGCATCGAAAAGGAAGACCTGCCCGCCGTCTGGGCCGACCTCGGCAAGGCCGGATTCGTCTCCGGCCAGGCTTATGCCAAGGGTCTGCGCACGGTGAAGACCTGCGTCGGCTCCGACTGGTGTCGCTTCGGCACGCAGGATTCCACCGGTCTCGGCATCCGGATCGAGAGGTTCATGTGGGGCTCCTGGACGCCGGCCAAACTGAAGATGGCGGTTTCCGGCTGCCCGCGCAACTGCGCGGAAGCAACCTGCAAGGACATCGGCGTGATCTGCGTGGATTCCGGTTTCGAGATCCATTTCGCCGGTGCAGCCGGTCTCGACATCAAGGGCACCGAGGTCCTTGGGCTTGTCCGGACCGAGGACGAGGCGCTGGAGCATATCGTGGCGCTGACGCAGATGTACCGCGAGCAGGCCCGCTATCTCGAGCGCATCTACAAATGGGCCAAGCGCGTCGGCCTGGAGGAAATCCGCCGCCAGATCATGGGCGATGCCGAAAAGCGCAAGGCCTATTACGAGCGCTTCGTCTTCAGCCAAAAATTTGCCCAGGTCGATCCCTGGTCGGAGCGTGTCTCCGGCAAGGACAAGCACGAGTTCAAGCCGATGGCGACGATCGGCTATCCGCAGGCTGCAGAATAA
- a CDS encoding MFS transporter: MSVIEKARPMSAGEPAKALWISTVAFTLCFAVWTIFAIIGIRIKQDLGLNEAEFGLLVGTPVLTGSLVRIVLGIWTGRYGGRLVYTLTMLAAALATFLLSYAQTYTQMLIAGLGVGLAGGSFAVGVAYVSPFFPAEKQGTALGIFGAGNVGAAVTKFAAPFVLLAWGWQAVAEIWAVCLALMAIVFWFTTTDDPAFRLRRERRAASKSLAQEFAPLQNVQVWRFSLYYFFAFGGFVALSLWLPRYLVGVYGFNLETAGMVAAAYSIPGSIFRAFGGVLSDKKGARSVMYTMLAVSAVATLILSLPAASVAGTGPAFGITPVIFIVVIFVLGFFMSLGKAAVYKHIPAYYPENVGAVGGVVGMMGGLGGFILPIAFGLLKDMTGLWSSCFLLLFAIVVISLIWMHLSVKQLSRQGHSAPVAAT, translated from the coding sequence ATGTCTGTCATCGAGAAAGCACGGCCCATGTCGGCCGGCGAACCAGCCAAAGCATTGTGGATCTCCACTGTAGCCTTTACCCTCTGTTTTGCCGTGTGGACGATCTTCGCGATCATCGGCATTCGCATCAAGCAGGATCTCGGGCTGAACGAGGCCGAGTTCGGATTGCTGGTCGGCACCCCCGTGCTTACCGGCTCGCTCGTGCGCATCGTTCTTGGCATCTGGACGGGGCGCTATGGCGGCCGTCTCGTTTACACGCTCACCATGCTGGCCGCCGCATTGGCGACTTTCCTGCTCTCCTACGCCCAGACCTATACGCAAATGTTGATCGCCGGCCTCGGCGTCGGCCTGGCCGGCGGTTCCTTTGCGGTCGGTGTCGCCTATGTCTCGCCTTTCTTCCCGGCGGAGAAGCAGGGAACCGCGCTCGGCATCTTCGGTGCCGGCAATGTCGGCGCAGCCGTAACCAAATTCGCCGCCCCCTTCGTGCTGCTCGCATGGGGCTGGCAGGCGGTTGCGGAGATCTGGGCCGTCTGTCTGGCACTGATGGCAATCGTCTTCTGGTTCACCACGACCGATGATCCGGCCTTCCGTCTCCGCCGCGAACGCCGCGCTGCCTCCAAGAGTTTGGCGCAGGAATTCGCGCCGCTGCAGAACGTTCAGGTCTGGCGCTTCTCGCTCTACTATTTCTTCGCCTTCGGAGGCTTCGTCGCCTTGTCGCTGTGGTTGCCGCGTTATCTGGTCGGCGTCTACGGCTTCAATCTCGAAACCGCCGGCATGGTCGCCGCCGCCTATTCCATCCCAGGCAGCATCTTCCGCGCCTTCGGCGGCGTGCTGTCGGATAAGAAGGGGGCGCGCAGCGTGATGTATACGATGCTCGCCGTATCGGCCGTGGCCACCCTTATCCTTTCGCTGCCGGCTGCTTCTGTGGCCGGGACGGGTCCGGCGTTCGGTATCACCCCCGTCATATTCATCGTCGTCATCTTCGTGCTCGGGTTCTTCATGAGCCTCGGCAAGGCTGCCGTCTACAAGCACATTCCGGCCTATTACCCCGAAAACGTCGGCGCGGTCGGCGGCGTCGTCGGGATGATGGGCGGCCTTGGCGGCTTCATCCTTCCGATTGCCTTTGGCCTCCTCAAGGACATGACCGGCCTTTGGTCCAGCTGTTTCCTGCTGCTCTTTGCGATCGTCGTGATCTCTCTCATCTGGATGCACCTGTCCGTCAAGCAACTGTCGCGCCAAGGGCACTCGGCGCCCGTGGCTGCAACCTGA
- a CDS encoding HAD family hydrolase: MSMPMPRGFEKPYAAFLFDMDGTILNSIRAAERVWSDWARRHGLDVATFLPKMHGSRGIDTITRLNLPGVDPEHESKLVTEAEIADVSDVIAIPGAATFLSSLPPDRWAIVTSSPLRLAHRRLEAAGLPVPRFMVTAEDVKVGKPDPQCYILGAERLGVSTQDCLVFEDVAAGITAGEAAGADVMVITSTHQSKMETPHPTLSSYDEISVRISPDHRMLIVPNAA, encoded by the coding sequence TTGTCTATGCCGATGCCCCGCGGCTTCGAGAAGCCCTATGCCGCCTTCCTGTTCGATATGGACGGCACCATCCTCAATTCGATCCGCGCGGCCGAGCGTGTTTGGAGTGACTGGGCAAGGCGCCATGGGCTCGATGTCGCCACCTTTTTGCCGAAGATGCATGGATCGCGCGGCATTGACACGATCACCCGGCTGAACCTGCCGGGAGTCGATCCCGAACATGAATCGAAGCTGGTGACCGAGGCCGAAATCGCCGATGTCAGCGATGTCATTGCCATTCCCGGCGCCGCGACCTTTCTGAGTTCATTGCCCCCGGATCGCTGGGCGATCGTCACCTCCTCGCCGTTGCGCCTTGCTCACCGGCGACTGGAGGCAGCAGGCTTGCCGGTGCCGAGATTCATGGTGACGGCGGAGGACGTTAAGGTCGGAAAACCCGACCCGCAATGTTATATTCTCGGCGCCGAGCGCCTCGGCGTCAGCACCCAGGATTGCCTGGTGTTCGAGGATGTCGCAGCCGGCATTACCGCCGGCGAGGCGGCGGGTGCCGATGTCATGGTCATCACGTCAACGCATCAAAGCAAGATGGAGACACCGCACCCGACCCTTTCATCCTATGACGAGATCTCGGTCCGCATCTCCCCCGATCACAGGATGCTTATCGTCCCGAACGCGGCCTGA
- a CDS encoding cryptochrome/photolyase family protein gives MAKDTAKPVILWFRKDLRLDDNRALDAAHRSGRPIIPLYISEPEASGTGPLGAAQAWWLHHSLEALDRSLRERQARLVLASGEALEVLCTFIRESGAEAVFWNRRYDPSGISIDAHIKHELEKQAIEARSFGGQLLHEPSRLMTGNGTPYRVYTPFWRALEGGGEPEQPLEAPAKLRIASQLPKSEALESWKLLPTKPDWAVHFTDLWTPGEDGAHEKLRAFIEDALDGYKENRDYPARPATSLLSPHLAFGEISPACIWDATRGLSKRVAAADVVHFRKEIAWREFSYHLLFHFPRLASNNWNDRFDGFEWRNDDDDFKVWCRGMTGYPIVDAGMRQLWRHGWMHNRVRMIVASFLIKDLMIDWRRGEAWFRDTLVDADPANNAASWQWVAGSGADASPFFRIFNPVLQGEKFDPDGDYVRTYVPELRELGAKYIHRPFEAPKSMLDEAGITLGQTYPKPIVDHASARNRALAAYNAIRDAA, from the coding sequence TTGGCAAAGGACACGGCAAAACCTGTTATCCTCTGGTTTCGCAAGGATTTGCGCCTTGACGACAACCGGGCTCTCGATGCCGCCCATCGCTCCGGACGGCCGATCATCCCCCTCTATATAAGCGAGCCGGAGGCATCAGGCACCGGTCCGCTGGGCGCTGCGCAGGCCTGGTGGCTGCATCATTCGCTGGAAGCGCTCGACAGGTCGCTGCGTGAGCGGCAAGCGCGGCTGGTGCTGGCAAGCGGCGAAGCGCTCGAGGTGCTCTGCACCTTCATCAGGGAGAGCGGTGCCGAAGCCGTCTTTTGGAACCGGCGCTACGATCCATCCGGAATCTCCATCGACGCCCATATCAAGCACGAACTGGAAAAGCAGGCGATCGAGGCAAGAAGCTTCGGCGGCCAGTTGCTGCACGAACCTTCCCGGCTGATGACCGGCAACGGCACGCCCTACCGCGTCTACACGCCATTCTGGCGCGCGCTGGAGGGCGGCGGCGAACCGGAGCAACCGCTGGAGGCGCCGGCAAAACTTCGGATTGCGTCGCAACTTCCGAAATCAGAAGCGCTGGAAAGCTGGAAGCTGCTCCCGACGAAACCGGACTGGGCGGTCCATTTTACGGATCTCTGGACGCCCGGCGAAGATGGCGCGCATGAGAAGCTGCGTGCCTTCATCGAAGACGCGCTCGACGGCTACAAGGAAAACCGAGACTATCCTGCTAGACCCGCGACCTCGCTGCTATCGCCACACCTGGCGTTCGGCGAGATCTCCCCTGCCTGCATCTGGGATGCCACACGCGGCCTGTCGAAACGGGTGGCAGCGGCCGATGTCGTGCATTTTCGCAAGGAGATCGCCTGGCGCGAATTCTCCTATCACCTGCTCTTCCACTTCCCGCGTCTTGCCTCGAACAACTGGAACGATCGCTTCGACGGCTTCGAATGGCGCAACGACGACGACGATTTCAAGGTGTGGTGCCGCGGTATGACCGGCTATCCGATCGTCGATGCCGGCATGCGCCAGCTCTGGCGCCATGGCTGGATGCACAATCGCGTGCGCATGATCGTCGCCTCCTTCCTCATCAAGGATCTGATGATCGACTGGCGTCGGGGCGAAGCCTGGTTCCGGGATACGCTTGTTGATGCCGATCCCGCCAACAACGCCGCAAGCTGGCAATGGGTGGCAGGCTCGGGAGCCGATGCCTCGCCATTTTTCCGCATCTTCAATCCGGTGCTGCAGGGCGAAAAATTCGATCCCGACGGCGACTATGTCAGGACCTATGTGCCGGAGCTTCGAGAGCTCGGGGCAAAATACATCCACCGTCCGTTCGAGGCGCCGAAGAGCATGCTCGACGAGGCCGGCATCACCCTTGGCCAAACCTATCCGAAACCGATCGTCGATCACGCGAGCGCCCGCAACCGGGCGCTCGCCGCTTACAACGCAATAAGGGATGCCGCATGA
- the nirD gene encoding nitrite reductase small subunit NirD — protein sequence MDMNWIAIGDISDIPLRGARCVRTPQGKIAVFRTAENEVFAIEDHCPHKGGPLSQGIVHAKSVTCPLHNWVISLETGKALGADEGEVRTIPVLNEDGRLFIALESLMMAAE from the coding sequence ATGGATATGAACTGGATCGCAATCGGTGACATCTCCGACATCCCGCTGCGCGGCGCGCGCTGCGTGAGGACGCCTCAGGGCAAGATCGCCGTCTTCCGCACGGCCGAAAACGAGGTCTTCGCCATCGAGGACCACTGCCCGCACAAGGGCGGCCCGCTCTCCCAGGGCATCGTCCACGCCAAGTCGGTCACCTGCCCGCTGCACAACTGGGTGATCTCGCTCGAAACAGGCAAGGCGCTCGGCGCCGACGAGGGCGAGGTCCGGACGATACCGGTGCTGAACGAAGACGGCAGGCTGTTCATCGCCCTGGAAAGCCTGATGATGGCGGCGGAATAG
- a CDS encoding nitrate reductase, with product MATEVKTTCPYCGVGCGVLATIDEAGAVSVKGDPEHPSNFGRLCSKGSALAETIDLDGRLLHPEIGGELSGWDEALDLVARRFSETIAEHGPDSVAFYVSGQLLTEDYYVANKLMKGFIGSGNIDTNSRLCMSSSVAGHRRAFGADTVPGTYEDIELADLVVLTGSNLAWCHPVIYQRLAAVKTARPNMRIVVIDPRRTMTCDIADLHLAIRPDGDVALFMGLLAHLATSPAIDQNYIAAHTEGFAEAFAEAAALDINDLLERTGLPTMQIREFFRLFETTPKVVTCYSQGVNQSSSGTDKVNAILNCHLATGRIGRPGMGPFSLTGQPNAMGGREVGGLANMLAAHMAIENAEDRDRVQRFWNSPVIAAKPGLKAVDMFRAVADGRIKALWIMATNPVVSMPDADSVESAIAGCPFVVVSDILKETDTTRHADVLLPSLGWGEKDGTVTNSERRISRQRPFLDIPGDARADWWQLAEVGRRMGFAAAFDFDAPDAIFAEHAALSAFENNGSRDFDIGARAGMSSGAYDELSPFQWPQAAGTEPSTTRFFAEGGFFHPDGKARFIAVKPPATDRTNAEYPFTLNTGRIRDQWHTMTRTGKSARLSAHIAEPFAEIHPRDAIETGISSAGLVEIDSPHGKAIVRALVTDRQARGGVFAPMHWNDQFAARARIDAVVAPITDPVSGQPASKNVAVAVRPFRATHYGFAVSATKPATPDAAYWALAKAAGGWRLELAFGENVEDWTAWCRAAFAIPAEIEPLGYADRQSGDLRLAFFDGEVLLAALFLAREPVAVARNWAISQLSASHGDLRKRFALVAGRPGAGRPDPGATVCSCFSVGVNQIAAAVRGGCHSVEAVGKETSAGTNCGSCRSEIGSIIDRCLAAAAE from the coding sequence ATGGCGACTGAGGTCAAGACCACCTGTCCCTATTGCGGTGTCGGCTGCGGCGTTCTCGCCACGATCGACGAGGCCGGCGCAGTCAGCGTTAAAGGAGATCCCGAGCATCCGTCGAATTTCGGCCGGCTCTGCTCGAAGGGTTCTGCCCTTGCCGAGACCATCGATCTCGACGGCCGGCTTCTCCATCCGGAGATCGGAGGCGAACTGAGCGGCTGGGACGAGGCGCTTGATCTGGTCGCCCGGCGTTTTTCTGAAACGATTGCCGAACACGGGCCTGACTCCGTTGCCTTCTACGTCTCGGGCCAGTTGCTGACCGAGGATTACTACGTCGCCAACAAGCTGATGAAGGGCTTCATCGGCTCCGGTAATATCGACACCAATTCAAGGCTCTGCATGTCCTCTTCCGTGGCGGGGCATCGCCGCGCCTTCGGCGCCGATACGGTGCCCGGGACCTACGAGGATATCGAGCTTGCGGATCTGGTGGTCCTGACCGGATCCAACCTTGCCTGGTGTCATCCCGTCATCTACCAGCGGCTTGCCGCCGTAAAGACGGCGCGGCCAAACATGCGGATCGTCGTCATCGATCCGCGCCGGACGATGACCTGCGACATCGCCGACCTGCACCTCGCCATCCGCCCTGATGGCGACGTCGCGCTGTTCATGGGACTGCTTGCCCATCTCGCGACAAGTCCGGCCATCGACCAGAATTATATCGCCGCCCATACCGAAGGTTTCGCCGAGGCTTTTGCGGAGGCCGCCGCGCTTGATATCAACGATCTCCTGGAACGGACCGGCCTGCCGACCATGCAGATCAGGGAATTCTTCCGCCTGTTCGAGACGACGCCGAAGGTGGTGACCTGCTACAGCCAGGGCGTCAATCAATCCTCCTCGGGCACCGACAAGGTCAATGCGATCCTCAACTGCCACCTGGCGACCGGCCGCATCGGCCGCCCCGGCATGGGACCGTTCTCGCTGACCGGCCAGCCGAACGCCATGGGCGGGCGCGAGGTCGGCGGTCTCGCCAATATGCTTGCCGCCCATATGGCGATCGAGAATGCCGAAGATCGGGATCGCGTGCAGCGCTTCTGGAACTCGCCTGTCATCGCCGCAAAGCCCGGCCTGAAGGCGGTCGACATGTTCCGTGCCGTGGCCGACGGCCGCATCAAGGCGCTCTGGATCATGGCGACCAATCCTGTCGTCTCGATGCCGGATGCCGACAGCGTCGAAAGTGCGATCGCCGGCTGTCCCTTCGTCGTCGTGTCGGACATCCTCAAAGAGACGGATACGACCCGGCACGCAGATGTGCTTCTGCCCTCACTCGGCTGGGGCGAGAAGGATGGCACCGTCACCAATTCCGAACGGCGCATTTCAAGGCAACGGCCGTTTCTCGACATCCCCGGCGATGCAAGGGCCGACTGGTGGCAGCTTGCAGAAGTCGGACGCCGCATGGGATTTGCTGCCGCCTTCGATTTTGATGCGCCGGACGCAATCTTTGCGGAGCACGCCGCGCTTTCCGCCTTCGAAAATAACGGCAGCCGCGATTTCGACATCGGCGCGCGCGCCGGCATGAGCAGCGGCGCCTACGATGAACTGTCGCCCTTCCAGTGGCCGCAGGCGGCGGGGACAGAACCGAGCACCACCCGCTTCTTCGCCGAGGGCGGTTTCTTCCATCCCGATGGCAAGGCACGCTTCATCGCGGTCAAACCGCCCGCAACCGATCGCACCAATGCCGAATACCCCTTCACCCTGAATACCGGGCGCATCCGCGACCAGTGGCATACGATGACGCGAACCGGAAAGAGCGCACGGCTTTCCGCCCATATCGCCGAACCTTTTGCCGAGATCCATCCGCGCGACGCGATCGAGACCGGTATATCAAGCGCGGGCCTCGTCGAGATCGACAGCCCGCACGGCAAGGCAATCGTCAGGGCGCTGGTCACCGATCGCCAGGCACGCGGCGGCGTCTTTGCGCCGATGCACTGGAACGACCAGTTTGCTGCAAGAGCGCGGATCGACGCCGTGGTCGCACCGATCACCGATCCTGTTTCCGGTCAGCCGGCATCGAAGAACGTTGCCGTCGCCGTCCGGCCGTTCCGCGCCACCCATTACGGCTTCGCCGTCTCCGCCACAAAACCCGCCACGCCTGACGCCGCCTATTGGGCGCTGGCAAAAGCCGCCGGCGGCTGGCGGCTGGAGCTTGCTTTCGGCGAGAACGTCGAAGACTGGACGGCCTGGTGCCGCGCGGCTTTCGCCATTCCGGCAGAGATCGAACCGCTTGGTTATGCCGACCGGCAATCCGGCGACCTTAGGCTCGCCTTCTTCGATGGCGAGGTCCTGCTTGCGGCGCTGTTTCTGGCACGCGAGCCCGTCGCTGTCGCGCGCAACTGGGCGATCTCACAGCTTTCAGCCTCGCATGGCGACCTCAGGAAACGCTTTGCGCTTGTTGCGGGTCGTCCCGGAGCCGGCAGGCCGGATCCGGGCGCCACCGTCTGCTCCTGCTTCAGTGTCGGGGTCAACCAGATCGCGGCTGCCGTGCGCGGCGGATGTCACAGCGTCGAGGCGGTCGGCAAGGAAACCAGCGCTGGAACCAATTGCGGCTCCTGCCGCAGCGAAATCGGCAGCATCATCGATCGCTGTCTTGCAGCAGCCGCGGAGTGA
- a CDS encoding NAD(P)/FAD-dependent oxidoreductase: MNAHFRPVPRRLKIAVIGSGISGASAAWALNPVHDVTLYESQARAGGHTATIDVDYDGVQIAVDTGFIVYNELNYPNLTALFAELGIATHASDMSFSLSLDRGRLEWSGGGLSSIFAQKRNLLRPSFLWMIREILRFNRSCLEDRAAGHLASRSIGDYLDWRGFSPGFTNNYLVPMAAAIWSTPSARMLQFPAEHFVNFFDNHRLIYRRQHQWRTVTGGSRTYLDRLLRPLGERVKLSCGVRGVIRSERGVTIIDETGSEHPFDKVIFACHSDQTARLLVDATDRESRLFAAIPYQPNRVVLHRDQSLMPQRRKVWASWNYLRSSHEDGKADVAVSYWMNRLQGIDEKFPLFVTLNPDREPDPRKVFAEFTYEHPQFSAEAIGAQQALATIQGQNNCHFAGAWTGYGFHEDGLVSGLAAAEALGGIIPWRTVRTSWEPQPDAAA, from the coding sequence ATGAACGCACATTTCCGTCCCGTTCCACGCCGGCTGAAGATCGCCGTCATCGGCTCCGGCATCTCGGGCGCCTCCGCGGCTTGGGCGTTAAACCCAGTGCACGACGTTACGCTTTATGAAAGCCAGGCGCGGGCCGGAGGCCATACAGCGACGATCGATGTGGATTACGATGGGGTTCAAATTGCGGTCGATACCGGCTTTATCGTCTATAACGAGTTGAATTACCCAAATCTGACGGCGCTATTTGCCGAGCTCGGCATCGCGACGCATGCAAGCGATATGAGCTTTTCGCTCTCGCTCGATCGCGGCCGGCTGGAATGGAGCGGCGGCGGGCTGTCCTCGATCTTTGCGCAAAAGCGCAACCTGCTGCGGCCATCGTTTCTATGGATGATCCGTGAGATCCTGCGCTTCAACCGCAGCTGCCTCGAAGATCGCGCCGCCGGCCATCTCGCCTCGCGGTCGATCGGCGATTATCTCGACTGGCGCGGCTTCTCGCCCGGTTTCACCAACAACTATCTCGTGCCGATGGCGGCGGCGATCTGGTCGACACCATCAGCCCGCATGCTGCAGTTTCCCGCCGAGCATTTCGTCAATTTCTTCGACAATCACCGGCTGATCTATCGCCGGCAGCACCAGTGGCGCACAGTGACAGGCGGCAGCCGCACCTATCTCGACCGGCTGCTTCGGCCGCTCGGCGAACGCGTGAAGCTCTCCTGCGGCGTGCGCGGGGTCATCCGCTCCGAGCGCGGTGTGACGATCATCGACGAAACGGGCAGCGAACACCCGTTCGACAAGGTAATCTTCGCCTGCCACAGCGATCAGACTGCCCGCCTGCTCGTCGATGCCACCGATCGGGAAAGCAGGCTGTTTGCTGCCATTCCCTACCAGCCGAACCGCGTCGTCCTTCATCGCGACCAATCGCTGATGCCGCAGCGGCGCAAGGTTTGGGCCTCGTGGAACTATCTGCGCTCCAGCCATGAAGATGGAAAGGCCGACGTCGCCGTGAGCTACTGGATGAACCGGCTGCAGGGCATCGACGAGAAATTCCCGCTATTCGTGACCCTCAATCCCGACCGCGAGCCGGACCCCCGTAAAGTGTTTGCCGAATTCACCTATGAACATCCGCAATTCTCGGCGGAAGCGATAGGCGCGCAACAAGCGCTCGCGACTATTCAAGGACAGAATAATTGCCATTTCGCGGGTGCCTGGACGGGCTACGGATTCCACGAGGATGGTCTCGTTTCCGGTCTGGCGGCGGCGGAGGCCCTAGGCGGGATCATACCCTGGCGAACTGTCCGAACCTCGTGGGAACCCCAACCGGATGCGGCGGCATGA